In Deinococcus radiophilus, a single window of DNA contains:
- a CDS encoding ParB/RepB/Spo0J family partition protein, giving the protein MTKRKLSAGMMQALEETKSVAQKIEDTQGKRFPLEYLPVGDIRPSPFQARLDFTGLESLAEDIQANGVLQPILVRTLPGGGYELVAGERRLRASKLAGQPRIPAIVRPLEDRQARLYSLKENLERENLNAYEMAHAVIDLVSLSLGKETKEVIQLLSQRRNTAEEVVTSAEEALGILGKDISLPGFQRHYLPLLQLPTGLLEALRSGAPYSSVMELSRASEVQQAAWLPKVLAGEWGVRDIRQALKQEKPARATAGTEKDIDLTEEFRTLRSHFSAKQLAGLDTRKRKKAQKLLQELRALFETEQSPK; this is encoded by the coding sequence ATGACCAAGCGGAAACTCAGCGCCGGAATGATGCAGGCCCTGGAAGAGACCAAGTCGGTCGCGCAGAAGATCGAAGATACTCAGGGCAAGCGTTTTCCACTGGAATACCTTCCGGTCGGGGACATCCGGCCTTCGCCCTTCCAGGCCAGGTTGGACTTCACCGGTCTGGAATCCCTGGCAGAAGATATCCAGGCCAACGGAGTATTGCAGCCCATCCTGGTCCGCACCCTGCCGGGCGGGGGGTACGAACTGGTCGCAGGAGAGCGGCGGCTTAGAGCTTCCAAGTTGGCCGGTCAGCCGAGAATCCCTGCGATCGTCCGTCCACTGGAGGACCGGCAGGCCAGGCTCTATAGCCTCAAAGAAAACTTGGAGCGGGAGAACCTCAATGCTTATGAGATGGCCCATGCGGTGATTGATCTGGTCAGTCTCTCGCTGGGCAAGGAGACGAAGGAAGTGATTCAGCTGCTGAGTCAAAGGCGTAATACAGCAGAAGAAGTCGTCACGTCGGCGGAAGAAGCTCTGGGTATTCTCGGAAAGGACATTTCACTGCCCGGCTTCCAGCGCCATTACCTGCCGCTCCTGCAGTTACCTACCGGACTTTTGGAAGCGCTTCGCAGCGGCGCCCCCTACAGCTCAGTGATGGAACTGAGCCGTGCTTCTGAGGTGCAGCAGGCTGCTTGGCTTCCCAAAGTGCTGGCAGGAGAGTGGGGCGTGCGCGATATCCGGCAGGCACTCAAACAGGAGAAGCCAGCCCGTGCGACAGCGGGTACGGAAAAGGACATTGATCTGACCGAAGAGTTCCGCACACTGCGCTCCCACTTCAGCGCCAAGCAGCTGGCCGGCCTGGATACCCGTAAGAGGAAGAAGGCCCAGAAGCTTTTGCAGGAACTCAGGGCACTGTTCGAAACCGAGCAGTCACCAAAATGA
- a CDS encoding ParA family protein, protein MTKRTQVLMAFNHAGGAAKTSTVRDVGYDLAQRGFKVLLIDLDPQANLSQWLGQGKAELEESVKNSLEHYTPLPEPTEVHGMSLIPSHLELSYTDMALGGYPNAEGRLRRAVDQLREEGTYDFILLDPPPSLGKLTANAANAADWVIVPIPARYKGIVALRGVQRMLEQYGYTNPNLRIALYVITQMDNTSHAKEAVEVYQEALGDQLAGLITHRPAVYNRCQPEGRPVGAIAADAEAKEEIRLLVDQLLSRIGAGA, encoded by the coding sequence ATGACGAAGAGAACGCAGGTGCTGATGGCCTTCAACCATGCTGGGGGAGCGGCGAAAACATCCACCGTTAGGGATGTTGGCTACGATCTGGCACAGCGTGGATTCAAGGTGCTGCTGATTGACCTCGATCCTCAGGCCAACCTTTCCCAGTGGCTGGGGCAAGGCAAAGCCGAGCTGGAGGAGTCGGTCAAGAATTCGCTGGAGCACTACACCCCCTTGCCTGAACCAACCGAAGTTCATGGGATGTCCCTGATTCCCAGTCATCTGGAACTGAGTTACACCGACATGGCGCTCGGAGGCTATCCCAACGCGGAAGGGCGGTTGCGCCGGGCGGTAGATCAGTTGCGTGAAGAGGGAACCTACGACTTTATCCTGCTTGATCCGCCGCCCTCACTCGGCAAGCTGACGGCCAACGCTGCCAACGCTGCCGACTGGGTGATCGTTCCTATCCCGGCCCGCTACAAAGGCATCGTCGCTCTTCGGGGAGTGCAGCGGATGCTGGAACAATACGGGTACACCAACCCCAACCTGAGGATCGCCCTATACGTCATCACTCAAATGGACAACACCTCTCACGCCAAGGAGGCGGTGGAGGTATACCAGGAGGCACTGGGAGATCAGTTGGCCGGCCTTATCACCCACCGGCCAGCCGTCTATAACCGCTGCCAACCTGAAGGTCGTCCCGTCGGAGCGATCGCGGCAGACGCCGAAGCAAAAGAGGAGATCCGTCTGCTGGTGGATCAGCTACTCAGCCGTATTGGAGCCGGCGCATGA